The following proteins are co-located in the Rheinheimera salexigens genome:
- a CDS encoding zinc-binding alcohol dehydrogenase family protein, with protein sequence MKAVGYQVSLPASDEQALLDINLPDPIASGHDILVRVQAVSVNPVDTKIRTRAQPEQGQYKVLGWDAAGEVVAVGENVSLFKPGDKVFYAGSLTRAGSNSELQLVDERIAAIMPDNLSYAEAAALPLTAITAWEILFDRLELQQPSLKYPRPVLLIVGAAGGVGSILVQLARQLTTATVIATASREESKQWVTELGAHYVLDHSKPMPEQLKALDLTHVTHVASLTHTDQHYAELVTMLAPQGKLALIDDPVGGLDIMPLKQKSISLHWEFMFTRSMFGTADMQQQHHLLTDLSRLIQQGQIKTTLKQVSGAINAANLRQAHLQIEAGNAIGKIVLAGWE encoded by the coding sequence ATGAAAGCAGTTGGCTATCAAGTTTCTTTACCTGCTAGCGATGAGCAAGCGTTATTAGATATTAATTTGCCTGATCCGATTGCCAGTGGTCATGATATTTTAGTGCGAGTACAGGCAGTCTCGGTTAATCCAGTCGATACTAAAATACGTACTCGCGCTCAGCCTGAGCAAGGTCAATATAAAGTATTAGGTTGGGATGCTGCTGGTGAAGTTGTGGCAGTGGGTGAAAACGTAAGTTTGTTTAAGCCAGGCGATAAAGTGTTTTATGCTGGTTCATTAACCCGCGCGGGTAGTAATAGTGAGCTGCAGTTGGTTGATGAGCGTATAGCGGCCATTATGCCGGATAACCTAAGTTATGCCGAAGCAGCTGCTTTACCGTTAACGGCGATAACAGCTTGGGAAATATTATTTGATCGATTAGAGTTGCAACAGCCAAGTTTAAAGTACCCAAGACCGGTATTGTTAATTGTTGGTGCTGCGGGGGGCGTTGGCTCTATTTTAGTCCAGTTGGCAAGACAACTGACTACGGCAACTGTTATTGCTACTGCATCACGTGAAGAAAGCAAACAATGGGTAACCGAGCTGGGTGCTCATTATGTGCTTGATCATAGCAAGCCAATGCCAGAGCAGCTAAAAGCGTTAGATTTAACTCATGTAACTCACGTCGCAAGCTTAACCCACACCGATCAGCATTATGCTGAATTAGTGACTATGCTGGCACCACAAGGTAAGTTAGCTTTAATCGATGACCCTGTTGGCGGCTTAGATATTATGCCATTAAAGCAAAAAAGCATTTCGCTGCACTGGGAGTTTATGTTTACCCGTTCCATGTTTGGCACTGCAGATATGCAACAGCAACATCATTTGTTAACTGATTTAAGTCGTTTAATCCAGCAAGGCCAAATTAAAACTACTCTTAAACAAGTTTCGGGTGCAATAAATGCCGCTAATTTACGTCAAGCACACTTACAAATAGAAGCCGGCAACGCCATTGGTAAAATTGTTTTAGCCGGCTGGGAATAG
- a CDS encoding EAL domain-containing protein, translating to MRVTFGFLLAFLLLVTMPSVAFHAEVNHVNHSAESNQKIANLYFQITDADVQLQEILASPAYHHKFQFVTDKQQVQFKQYQAVWFFARVQNTDYRTINRLLEYHFPPADKVEIYQVDRHKQDFKLLSRTGNEYPFSERTLPYRGYAANINLARGEEVDIYIKVQDAAIIPSNIRLWQPEAFIEHQQHTAMFDGMLQGVLWLLAAYNLLLLYRSRDKIYLYNGIFFISFALTIAILNGMAFAVLWPQYPEINQATIYLSVGMTMLMFNLAIRHALSHYMTGIWNWSNIVSSISALLLLFSPLYASGELRLLILFSCLSWVLASNFILALRLIISGQQQSKRFIWVSIFTLISAVLLTTTQAGYLNDLLIWPYTLLALVIFSLALSSFNLKNITENKATENKDAQIFELMQYHDIFHNAVEGMFITTVDGKLLNANTALQTILGYNSLSEMKKATETNGMAIFYADPNDRVEMVAQLQTGRNRNFEAPALRADSTPFWALMSARLAYGQQQDRAFIHGSVIDITEQKQANEKLAYLANHDPLTALYNRHYFEQQIHSLFTAIPTVAGSILFVDIDQFRLVNDSCSHSAGDALLKQISELFKHYIDVSYTLARLDGDEFGILLVDRNINEAFALAYSLLDAMKEFRFIWQGNVFSISICIGLTELTLQDSNADTVIKRAAAACTIAKEKGHNRIQLYDAEDLDTQRHQDEINWVAQLRQAIELDQFVLFQQTIKPLSVTEAGLHYEILLRLRTADNNLISPDSFISSAERYGLMPLIDRWVIKQYFHWLQQHPTHIKQLTMCCINLSGSSLTDSSFKHDVQKLFNDYSIPYKLICFEITETVAIVNLHNTLDFINHFRQQGCQFALDDFGSGFSSYGYLKNFPADYIKIDGHFVRDLLNDQYDKAIVKSIHDIAKAMGIRTVAEYVENDQILQAVQQLGIDYAQGYAIAKPQPLADLLK from the coding sequence TTGAGAGTCACTTTTGGTTTTTTGCTAGCTTTTTTATTACTGGTTACCATGCCTTCAGTAGCGTTTCATGCTGAAGTAAATCATGTCAATCACAGCGCAGAGTCAAACCAAAAGATAGCAAATCTATATTTTCAAATTACCGATGCCGACGTGCAACTGCAAGAAATACTAGCGTCACCCGCCTATCATCATAAATTTCAATTCGTCACTGATAAACAACAAGTCCAATTTAAACAGTATCAAGCTGTGTGGTTTTTTGCTCGGGTGCAAAATACCGATTACAGAACCATTAACCGATTATTGGAATATCATTTTCCACCGGCTGATAAAGTAGAAATTTATCAAGTTGATCGGCATAAACAAGATTTTAAGTTATTAAGCCGTACCGGTAATGAATACCCTTTTAGTGAGCGTACCTTGCCCTATCGGGGTTATGCAGCAAATATCAATTTAGCCCGTGGCGAAGAAGTTGATATTTATATAAAAGTGCAGGATGCAGCTATTATTCCCAGCAATATACGGCTTTGGCAACCGGAAGCTTTTATTGAGCACCAACAACACACCGCCATGTTTGATGGCATGCTGCAAGGTGTTTTGTGGTTATTAGCCGCATATAATCTTTTGTTGTTATATCGTAGTCGCGATAAAATATATTTATATAATGGCATATTTTTTATCAGCTTTGCGCTAACCATCGCTATTTTAAATGGTATGGCGTTCGCCGTGTTATGGCCACAGTACCCAGAAATCAATCAAGCCACCATATATCTTAGCGTGGGCATGACCATGCTAATGTTTAACTTAGCTATTCGCCATGCTTTATCTCACTATATGACAGGCATTTGGAACTGGAGCAATATTGTTAGCAGCATCAGTGCCTTGTTATTATTGTTCAGCCCGCTGTATGCCAGTGGCGAACTGAGATTATTAATATTATTCAGTTGCCTCAGTTGGGTTTTGGCCAGTAATTTTATTTTAGCGCTACGCTTAATCATTTCCGGTCAACAGCAATCTAAACGTTTTATTTGGGTGTCTATTTTTACTTTAATCAGTGCTGTACTGCTTACAACTACGCAAGCGGGCTATTTAAATGATTTATTAATCTGGCCTTATACTTTATTAGCCTTAGTGATATTTAGCTTAGCTTTATCCAGCTTTAACCTCAAAAACATCACTGAGAATAAAGCAACAGAAAATAAAGACGCGCAAATTTTTGAATTAATGCAATACCATGACATTTTTCATAATGCTGTTGAAGGCATGTTTATCACTACGGTAGACGGCAAATTACTTAATGCCAACACCGCATTACAAACTATTTTAGGTTATAACTCGTTATCAGAGATGAAAAAAGCCACAGAAACCAATGGCATGGCAATTTTTTATGCTGATCCGAATGATCGTGTCGAAATGGTTGCTCAATTACAAACTGGCCGTAATCGTAATTTTGAAGCACCGGCCTTACGCGCAGATAGCACGCCATTTTGGGCTCTTATGTCGGCTCGGTTAGCCTATGGCCAACAGCAGGACCGCGCATTTATTCATGGCTCGGTAATTGATATAACGGAGCAAAAACAAGCTAATGAAAAGTTAGCTTATTTAGCTAATCACGACCCGCTAACAGCGTTATATAACCGACACTACTTTGAACAACAAATTCATAGCTTATTTACGGCTATCCCCACAGTCGCAGGCTCGATACTTTTTGTTGATATTGATCAGTTTAGGTTAGTGAATGATAGTTGCAGTCACAGTGCCGGCGATGCCTTGCTTAAGCAGATAAGTGAATTATTTAAACACTATATTGACGTCAGCTATACTCTAGCGCGTCTTGATGGTGATGAGTTTGGTATTTTGTTAGTGGATAGAAATATTAATGAAGCCTTTGCTTTAGCCTATAGCCTGCTAGATGCGATGAAAGAGTTTAGATTTATTTGGCAAGGCAATGTATTTAGTATCAGTATTTGCATTGGCTTGACTGAACTTACCCTGCAAGATAGTAATGCTGATACTGTGATAAAAAGAGCCGCAGCAGCTTGCACTATTGCCAAAGAAAAAGGCCATAATAGGATCCAGCTTTATGATGCTGAAGATCTAGATACCCAGCGCCATCAAGATGAAATAAATTGGGTAGCACAATTGCGTCAAGCCATAGAGCTTGACCAATTTGTGCTATTTCAACAAACCATAAAGCCATTATCCGTCACTGAAGCCGGCTTACATTACGAAATATTATTACGCTTACGTACTGCAGATAACAACTTGATTTCACCCGATAGCTTTATCAGCTCTGCAGAACGTTATGGCTTAATGCCTCTGATAGACCGCTGGGTGATTAAGCAATATTTTCATTGGTTGCAGCAACATCCTACGCATATTAAGCAATTAACAATGTGTTGTATTAATTTATCAGGCAGTTCATTAACTGACTCCAGTTTTAAACACGATGTGCAAAAACTGTTTAATGATTATAGCATTCCATATAAGTTAATTTGCTTTGAAATTACTGAAACCGTTGCCATTGTTAATCTACATAATACCTTAGACTTTATTAATCATTTCCGTCAGCAAGGTTGTCAATTTGCCTTAGATGATTTTGGCAGTGGCTTTTCTTCATATGGTTATTTAAAGAATTTCCCAGCAGATTATATTAAAATTGATGGTCATTTTGTTCGCGATTTATTAAATGATCAATATGATAAGGCGATTGTAAAATCTATTCACGATATCGCTAAAGCAATGGGAATACGCACTGTTGCTGAATATGTAGAAAATGATCAAATTTTACAGGCTGTACAACAACTTGGCATTGATTACGCTCAAGGTTACGCCATTGCTAAACCACAACCATTGGCAGACTTATTAAAGTAA
- a CDS encoding CHASE domain-containing protein: MALSKDSSNDYNNENRNSNENSNAPYRFINLGKLLVLPLLIMLLCVVISHYLIQQTQQQNKARTEQKMSQRLQEISTDITEKITLYQYGLRGLRSTILATGVNNLTYQTIVDYSASRDIETEFPGARGFGVIRYVAPENLTAFIQSAKLERKQDFTIKNLDAAEDTFFIIQYIEPEADNYSAIGLNIGSEKMRRKAALNAAKQDNIQLTAPITLVQDQQKDKQGLLLLMPIYQQAQTPNSEQQRLQQLYGWSYAPIFIGDVLKTVSSVSDDISLSINDITDITAIKLFNFGNTATETAAKPVTASLNLHGRVWQLTMSAQPAFINGLQLLNTEQLLRQYLVISGLLTILIFFVQILLIRRTQLAEKHAQLIAVKAEALEVTNAKLERQVQQRTAEIAQVSTLQRSILNGTSYAVIATDIDGLITLINPAAEQMLGYSAAEVVHKHSPAMFHIADEVQQHADLLSAELATPIAPDFSVFVAKAKLGLQDETKWTYVRKDGSHCPVKLRVNALTNDQKQFVGFLGIAEDLTEREQLEFELELSRVSIQKAADPMFWLDVDGNIIKANPAAHRNFGQQNLLQRNMLTVEQDSSIEQWQQLREQLHQQADMRFNSNYKTETGDIKPVSVTATLLTYAKHEYIYLVARDISAQQQRERELATARDNADNANNAKSAFLANMSHEIRTPMNAILGLLQLVQQTHLDKRQRDYIEKTQVASQSLLEILNDILDFSKVEAGKLELELQPFSLSSLMHDLAVILAASAADKNLEILYDLDSDIPDILIGDALRIKQILINLAGNAIKFTEQGEVILAVRAQLSSDNTIQLIFKIQDTGIGMTPEQISQIFSGFQQAESSISRRFGGTGLGLAISKRLIELMQGHISVTSTPNVGSKFTVTMMLNVAKQQSEATEVNLPEQLRLLIVDDNQQARVIMTDIVQSFAWQCDAVATGTAALQAITAAVKQQQKYDIVLLDWHMPDQNGLQVAEAIQNSINDADKPLIIMVSAYSKDVFSYRSTDYKQLIDGFIMKPMTRMLLAKTLTDIFSTTPEKELLLQQIQTEQSQPLVGIKLLLVEDNATNQLVASELLSQQGASIEVASSGKQALAILTEQAETFSAVLMDIQMPGMDGYQTTQHIRQQLKLTNLPIIAMTANAMASDVKACLDAGMQDHVAKPFDLNELIRKILQHSKEISPASNTAVVNATAEQSDLPIVVQQFAAEKHIALNQAMQQLGNSTAFYIKVLRQFKQDVGQYRLQLTNTQLSPSEQLLIFHSLKSTAAMLGFKQLANSAADFELQLNTTDHGISQQQVGTILNQIDAAQQHSAELLRLLAPSLTDQSVGFNTNALHDNIQLLQSQLDSANMAAVNLFEQLKPSLQPLDPQLVTQLAQAMTTLSFVSAGQLLVQLKQILDRQVND; encoded by the coding sequence ATGGCTTTAAGTAAAGATAGTAGTAATGATTATAATAATGAAAATAGAAATAGTAATGAAAATAGTAATGCACCTTACCGATTCATAAACTTAGGTAAATTATTAGTACTTCCCCTGCTAATAATGTTGTTATGTGTGGTTATAAGCCATTATTTAATACAGCAAACACAGCAACAAAATAAAGCGCGCACAGAACAAAAAATGAGCCAGCGCTTACAAGAAATAAGCACTGATATCACAGAGAAAATCACTTTATATCAGTACGGATTACGCGGTTTACGCAGCACAATATTAGCCACAGGCGTTAATAACCTAACCTATCAAACTATTGTAGATTATTCTGCCAGTCGGGATATTGAAACTGAATTTCCCGGTGCTCGTGGTTTTGGTGTTATACGTTATGTAGCCCCTGAAAATCTTACTGCTTTTATCCAAAGCGCCAAACTTGAACGTAAGCAAGATTTCACCATCAAGAACCTTGATGCAGCTGAAGACACATTTTTTATTATTCAGTATATTGAACCAGAAGCAGATAATTACAGTGCAATAGGGCTTAATATTGGCTCAGAGAAAATGCGCCGTAAGGCGGCTTTAAATGCGGCAAAACAGGATAATATTCAATTAACAGCACCTATTACACTAGTCCAAGATCAGCAAAAAGATAAGCAAGGCCTATTATTATTAATGCCTATTTATCAGCAAGCTCAGACTCCTAACTCAGAACAACAACGCTTACAACAACTTTACGGCTGGAGTTATGCACCTATATTTATTGGTGACGTTTTAAAAACTGTATCCAGTGTCTCGGATGATATTAGCCTAAGCATTAATGATATTACTGATATCACCGCCATAAAGCTGTTTAACTTCGGCAATACTGCCACTGAAACTGCGGCTAAGCCTGTCACTGCATCACTTAACTTGCATGGTCGCGTGTGGCAATTAACCATGTCAGCACAGCCAGCCTTTATTAATGGCTTGCAATTACTTAATACTGAACAATTACTTAGACAATATTTAGTGATAAGTGGTTTGTTAACCATTCTAATTTTTTTCGTCCAGATACTGCTAATCCGCCGCACTCAACTTGCTGAAAAACATGCTCAACTTATCGCAGTAAAGGCGGAAGCCTTAGAGGTAACTAACGCCAAGCTTGAACGACAAGTTCAGCAACGTACCGCTGAAATAGCCCAAGTTAGTACCTTACAACGCAGTATTTTAAATGGCACTAGCTATGCCGTTATCGCTACCGATATTGATGGCTTAATCACCTTAATTAATCCAGCTGCCGAACAGATGTTAGGTTATAGTGCAGCAGAGGTGGTGCATAAACACAGCCCTGCGATGTTTCATATCGCGGATGAAGTGCAACAACATGCCGATTTGCTTAGTGCTGAACTTGCTACGCCAATAGCACCAGACTTTTCAGTGTTTGTGGCTAAAGCAAAATTGGGTCTACAAGATGAAACAAAATGGACTTATGTCCGTAAAGATGGTTCGCATTGCCCAGTGAAGTTGCGGGTTAATGCGTTAACTAATGACCAAAAACAATTTGTGGGTTTCTTGGGTATTGCCGAGGATTTAACCGAACGTGAACAACTTGAGTTCGAATTAGAATTATCCCGAGTTTCGATCCAAAAAGCTGCAGACCCTATGTTTTGGCTTGATGTCGACGGTAATATCATCAAAGCTAACCCTGCGGCACATCGTAACTTTGGCCAGCAAAACTTATTGCAACGCAATATGTTAACCGTAGAGCAAGATAGCAGTATCGAGCAATGGCAACAGCTGCGTGAACAGTTGCATCAGCAAGCCGATATGCGTTTTAACAGTAATTATAAAACGGAAACCGGGGACATTAAACCGGTATCGGTTACTGCAACTTTATTGACCTATGCTAAGCATGAATATATCTACTTAGTTGCCCGGGATATTTCTGCCCAACAACAACGTGAACGTGAACTAGCCACTGCGCGTGATAATGCCGATAACGCGAATAATGCAAAATCAGCCTTTTTAGCTAATATGAGCCATGAAATTCGCACGCCAATGAATGCAATTTTAGGTTTATTACAACTGGTTCAGCAAACTCATTTGGATAAACGCCAACGCGACTATATAGAGAAAACTCAAGTCGCCTCGCAATCATTACTGGAAATTCTAAATGATATTCTCGACTTTTCTAAAGTAGAAGCAGGCAAACTTGAATTAGAATTACAGCCCTTTAGTTTATCAAGCTTAATGCACGATTTAGCGGTAATTTTAGCCGCCAGTGCAGCGGATAAAAATTTAGAGATTCTTTATGATTTAGACTCAGATATTCCCGATATACTTATTGGCGATGCGCTACGCATTAAACAAATATTAATAAATCTAGCCGGTAATGCCATTAAGTTTACCGAACAAGGTGAGGTTATTCTTGCTGTCAGAGCCCAATTAAGCAGTGATAATACTATCCAGCTTATTTTTAAGATCCAAGATACGGGTATTGGCATGACGCCTGAACAAATTAGCCAAATATTTAGTGGCTTTCAGCAAGCTGAATCTTCAATTAGTCGGCGCTTTGGTGGCACAGGTCTTGGTTTAGCCATTAGTAAACGCTTAATTGAACTGATGCAGGGTCATATTAGTGTTACCAGCACACCCAATGTCGGCAGTAAGTTTACCGTCACCATGATGCTAAATGTTGCTAAACAGCAATCAGAGGCGACCGAAGTTAATTTACCCGAACAATTGAGGCTATTAATTGTTGACGATAACCAACAAGCGCGCGTAATTATGACCGATATTGTGCAGTCATTTGCTTGGCAATGTGATGCAGTGGCTACGGGTACAGCTGCGCTGCAAGCCATTACAGCCGCTGTAAAGCAGCAACAAAAATACGATATAGTATTACTGGATTGGCATATGCCTGATCAAAATGGCTTACAAGTGGCTGAAGCTATTCAAAACAGCATTAACGATGCAGATAAACCATTAATTATTATGGTCAGTGCTTATAGCAAAGACGTCTTTAGCTATCGCTCAACTGATTATAAGCAGTTAATCGATGGTTTTATTATGAAACCGATGACCCGGATGTTATTAGCAAAAACTTTAACCGATATTTTTTCAACTACCCCAGAAAAAGAACTATTACTGCAACAAATTCAAACTGAACAAAGTCAGCCATTAGTGGGAATAAAGTTATTATTAGTTGAAGATAATGCGACTAACCAATTGGTTGCCTCGGAATTACTCAGCCAACAAGGGGCTAGCATTGAAGTCGCCAGCAGTGGCAAGCAGGCCTTGGCCATTTTAACTGAGCAGGCAGAGACATTTAGTGCGGTATTAATGGATATTCAAATGCCCGGAATGGATGGCTATCAAACAACGCAACATATTCGCCAACAGCTTAAATTAACTAACTTACCTATTATTGCTATGACTGCCAACGCTATGGCATCTGATGTAAAAGCTTGTTTAGATGCAGGCATGCAGGACCATGTTGCCAAACCGTTTGATTTAAATGAGTTAATTCGAAAAATATTACAGCACAGCAAAGAAATTAGCCCTGCTAGTAACACCGCGGTTGTAAATGCCACGGCCGAACAAAGCGATTTACCCATAGTTGTTCAACAATTTGCAGCTGAAAAGCATATCGCCCTTAATCAAGCCATGCAGCAACTGGGTAATTCTACCGCGTTTTATATTAAGGTGTTACGCCAATTTAAGCAGGATGTTGGCCAATACCGACTGCAGCTTACAAACACCCAGTTATCACCAAGCGAACAGTTATTAATTTTTCATAGTTTAAAAAGCACCGCTGCTATGTTAGGTTTTAAGCAATTAGCCAACAGCGCTGCTGATTTTGAATTGCAACTAAATACCACTGATCATGGTATTAGCCAACAACAGGTTGGCACCATTTTAAACCAGATAGATGCGGCTCAACAGCATAGCGCTGAACTGTTACGCTTGTTAGCGCCCTCGTTAACAGATCAGAGTGTTGGTTTTAATACAAATGCCCTGCATGACAATATACAGTTATTGCAGTCACAGTTAGATTCAGCCAATATGGCTGCAGTAAACTTATTTGAGCAATTAAAGCCGTCTTTGCAACCGCTTGATCCGCAATTAGTGACCCAATTAGCCCAAGCAATGACGACACTCTCATTTGTTAGCGCTGGACAATTATTAGTTCAGCTAAAACAAATTTTAGATAGGCAAGTTAATGATTAA
- a CDS encoding Hpt domain-containing protein, whose amino-acid sequence MNLLNTATLKKLLLLSNKNQAPLLHLLQTMVDNCSPTITALQQAFSSNDAVTAQHLLHKVRGSFATIGAEQFAQQCAELEQQLQIHTLPSQAEQNLTFNLYQDSCTELQLFIQQQAAAKDSVADIDLHHLLHLLEQQNMAATALASTGTAQLKLLLPAKEVANFFQQLAILNYSAAATLLRTHLVAKHYNKRGGDLNGFK is encoded by the coding sequence GTGAATTTATTAAATACCGCCACTTTGAAAAAATTATTATTACTATCAAATAAGAATCAAGCCCCATTACTGCACTTATTACAAACCATGGTGGATAATTGCTCGCCTACTATTACCGCCCTACAGCAGGCATTTAGCAGCAATGACGCTGTAACCGCCCAGCATTTATTGCATAAAGTACGCGGCTCCTTCGCCACCATTGGCGCTGAGCAATTTGCTCAACAGTGTGCAGAGCTAGAGCAGCAATTACAGATCCATACCTTACCTAGCCAAGCTGAACAAAATCTCACTTTCAACTTGTATCAAGATAGCTGCACTGAATTACAACTATTTATTCAACAACAGGCTGCGGCTAAAGATAGCGTTGCTGATATTGATTTACATCACTTACTACACTTATTAGAACAGCAAAATATGGCAGCAACGGCTTTAGCCAGCACAGGAACCGCTCAACTTAAACTATTATTACCCGCCAAAGAAGTTGCGAACTTTTTTCAGCAACTGGCGATACTTAATTACTCTGCTGCGGCAACTTTATTGCGCACGCACCTAGTAGCCAAGCACTACAACAAACGTGGTGGTGATTTAAATGGCTTTAAGTAA
- a CDS encoding YkgJ family cysteine cluster protein, whose amino-acid sequence MLRLRELSRNVEAVLGEVAEKFSTYQQQQGLNCRAGCGECCLQPTIESSALEMLPLALHLFDQGSAEHTLQQFEQEPLKQSCMFYQKLSFDGRKGQCTVYQQRPSICRMFGASGYRDKMGQTSLSVCKVIKADHPEHYSQSLIMLTSTPPPLMMVASEALKELDYSFGNNLQPINLALKQALETVLFNAGLSGYDDDTQIA is encoded by the coding sequence ATGTTACGTCTACGTGAATTATCGCGTAATGTTGAAGCAGTGCTTGGTGAAGTAGCCGAAAAATTTTCAACCTACCAACAACAACAAGGCTTAAACTGCCGTGCCGGTTGTGGCGAATGCTGCCTACAACCAACAATTGAATCTAGCGCATTAGAAATGCTGCCCTTAGCCTTACATTTATTTGATCAAGGCAGCGCTGAGCATACATTACAACAGTTTGAACAAGAGCCGTTAAAACAAAGCTGCATGTTTTATCAGAAGCTTTCATTTGATGGTCGTAAAGGACAATGTACCGTTTATCAACAAAGACCAAGCATTTGTAGGATGTTTGGTGCGTCAGGTTATCGAGATAAAATGGGACAAACGTCTTTATCTGTCTGTAAAGTAATTAAAGCCGATCATCCTGAGCACTATAGCCAAAGTTTAATTATGCTAACGTCTACCCCGCCACCTTTAATGATGGTAGCCAGTGAAGCGCTAAAAGAATTAGATTATTCGTTTGGTAATAACTTACAACCAATAAATTTAGCGCTAAAACAAGCGTTAGAAACAGTGTTATTTAACGCTGGTTTATCAGGTTACGATGACGACACTCAAATAGCCTAG